Genomic segment of Bacillota bacterium:
CAACTGTAAAACTTAAATCGTTCACTGCCAGGAATTCCTCACGGCGATTCTTTTCGCCCTTTATCTTAACGGAGCGCGCAAATTTTTTGCTTAGATTCTCAACTCTCAGCACAACTTTCACCTCTCTAAATCCAAGTTCGCTAGTAACTCCACAGAAATAAAAAACGCCGCCACATTCGGCGGCTTAGTGGATGCCCTTACCCCAAATGTTTAATCTCCTGTAACTAACGTCAAAACAAATCCCTCTTCCTCACCTCATCTTATACAAAACATTCCACCAAATCAACACAAACATAAAACCCTGCTGAGGCGCAGGGCTTATGTATTGAGTTAGTCAGCTATGAATTGCTCACGGTCGCTGCCGTCCGTGCGCACGCGATGCAACTGATACTGATATTCAGGTGTGCGTAATTGGTAGTAGATCCAGCCGTCGACAACATTAATAAAGTATGGCCTGTCCTCGGTGAGTTGCTGATTGCGACTGCCGTTAGTACGCATCTTGTTTATTGTCCGCTGGGCGTAATCGACGTAATACACCCAGTTACCGTCAACGTTGATTGCAAATGGACTGCCCTCATCAGTAAGTAACTGCCGATTGCTCCCATCAGTTTGCATCCGGTAGATCCCCTGATTTTCGGAATCAAAATAGTAAATCCAGTTACCGACTACATTAATTAACCCAGAGGATTCATTGTTCAGCTGCTCTGGCCCGCTTCCGTCGGTGCGCATACGCTGAATTGGCCCATCCCCAGCGTCACTAAAGGCAGTAAAGTACAGCCAGCCATCGGCAACGGTGAGCCAGCCACTTCTTTCCTGATGCAATAGCTCGCGGTCGCCACCGGTAACGGGCAACCGGTATATACCATCCTCAGATAAATAATAAACCCAGTCATTGACAACATTAACATAACCGGCGATGTCTTCGCTAAGTTTCTCTAGAGATTCGCCATTGGTGCGCAAGCGGTAAAGCCCTTCGCTTGAGCTAACATACAGCCAACCGTCAAGGAGATTAAGAAATTGCACACCGGGTAAGTCGACTAGCTTTTCGCTGTCTCCACCGGTGCTGCGCACCCGGTAAACAGCGTCCTGACTGCCACTAAGGTAATATACCCAGTCCCCATCGGTGGCGACAAACGCTTCATTAGCTATATTACCGAGCATCCATTTCCTTCCTGAGCACATAAAAAAAAAGGATATGGCGCCCCATATCCTTAACTGTTGTTTATCGTTTTGTCACGCCGAACGGATCATGACACTCGGTGCCAGCGTCATAAGTGGTTACTACATGAATTTCTGCTGACCCGTCGC
This window contains:
- a CDS encoding DUF5050 domain-containing protein; its protein translation is MCSGRKWMLGNIANEAFVATDGDWVYYLSGSQDAVYRVRSTGGDSEKLVDLPGVQFLNLLDGWLYVSSSEGLYRLRTNGESLEKLSEDIAGYVNVVNDWVYYLSEDGIYRLPVTGGDRELLHQERSGWLTVADGWLYFTAFSDAGDGPIQRMRTDGSGPEQLNNESSGLINVVGNWIYYFDSENQGIYRMQTDGSNRQLLTDEGSPFAINVDGNWVYYVDYAQRTINKMRTNGSRNQQLTEDRPYFINVVDGWIYYQLRTPEYQYQLHRVRTDGSDREQFIAD